Below is a genomic region from Streptomyces sp. NBC_00461.
ACCCCTGGGACCGGACCAAGATCGGCACGGTCGGTCAGCCGCTGCCGGGCTCGGTGGTCCGGATCGCGGACGACGGCGAGGTTCTGCTGCACGGCGAGCACCTGTTCAAGGGGTACTGGAACAACGAGCAGGCGACCGCGGAGGCGCTGGCCGACGGCTGGTTCCACACCGGTGACATCGGCACCCTCGACGAGGACGGGTACCTCAGGATCACCGGCCGCAAGAAGGAGATCATCGTCACCGCGGGCGGCAAGAACGTCGCCCCGGCCGTGATCGAGGACCGCATCCGGGCGCACGCCCTGGTCGCGGAGTGCATGGTGGTGGGCGACGGGCGGCCGTTCGTGGGCGCGCTGGTCACCATCGACGACGAGTTCCTGGGCCGATGGGCCGATGAGCACGGCAAGCCGGTGGGCTCCACCGCGGCGTCGCTGCGCCAGGACCCGGACCTGCTGGCCGCGATCCAGTCGGCGGTCGACGACGGCAACGCCGCGGTGTCGAAGGCGGAATCGGTGCGGAAGTTCCGCATTCTGTCCTCCCAGTTCTCCGAGGAGTCCGGTCACCTCACGCCGTCGCTCAAGCTCAAGCGCAATGTGGTGGCGAAGGACTACGCGGACGAGATCGAGGCGATCTACCAGAAGTAGTACGCCGAGCAGTACGCCCCGGTCGTACGGCTCATGGCGCGGTGTCCTCCACGAGGACCCGCGCCATCGTGCGTTCCGCGAGCGCGGTGATCGTCACGAACGGGTTCACGCCGATCGAGCCGGGCACCAGCGAGCCGTCGGTGACGTACAGCTTCGAATAGCCCTTCACCCGGCCGTAGTCGTCGGTCGCCTTCCCCAGTACGCAGCCGCCGAGCGGGTGGTAGCAGAAGTCGTCGGCGAAGACCTTGCCGGCCGAGCCGAACAGGTCGTAGCGGTAGATCGTGGCGTTGGCCGAGTTGATCCGGTCGAACAGCTTCTTGGCCATGGCCACCGAGACGGCGCTCTGCGCGGCACTCCAGCCGAGCTTGACCCCGTCGCTCGCGGCGTCGTACGTGAACGTCGCCCGTTCCCGGTTCCTGGTGATCGCCAGATAGAGGCTGACCCAGGTCTCGAACCCGATGGGCAGCGGGGCGATCTCGGCGAAGACCGGGTTGTCCGCGTTGGCCCAGTCGTCGATGCCCATGACCGGCATGGTCGACTGGTTGGCGCCGGTGGTGTCCCAGATGTGGTTGGCGCGGCCCAGCATGGTGTTGCCGTTGGTGCCCCAGCCGGCGCCGACGCTGGAGTCGAGCGCGGACAGGGCGCCGGTGTCCCGGGCCCGGACGAGGAGTTCGGTGGTGCCGACGCTGCCGCCGCCCAGGAAGAGATACGTGCAGTTGTACTGCTTGGTCTCGACGACCGCGCCGGAGTTGTCGATCCGGTCGGCGGTCAGGACCCAACTCCCGTCGCCCGCCCGGCTGATGGCCTTCACCCGCTCCAGGGTGTTGATGGTGACGTTCCCGGTGCCGAGCGCCGACGCCAGGTACGTCGTGTCCAGGCTCCGCTTGCCGTGGTTGTTGCCGTAGATGACCTCCTGCCCGAGCGCGGACCTGGTCGCCGTACCGGCCGCCTCGCGCTCCATGTAGCCGAAGTCGTAGACGTTCGGCACGAAGGTGGTCTTCAGGCCGGCGTTCGCCGCGGCCTTCCGTGAGGTCCGGGTGAACCGGTACCACTCCGTCGACTCGAACCAGGTGGGGTCGACGCTGTTGACACCCAGCTCGGAACGGGCGCGCGGGAAGTACGTGTGGTACATCTCGCCCGCGTCCACGGTGGGAAACTGCTCGCTGAAGTACGACCGGAGCGGGGTGACCGCCATGCCGCCGTTGACCAGGGAGCCTCCGCCGACCCCGCGGCCCACGTACACGGACATGTGGTCGAAGTGCACGCGGTCCAGGACGCCGGGGTACGCGCTGATGTCCCTGTTGACGAGGTCCAGCCACAGGAAGGTGGCCAGCGGCGCCTCGGTGCGGGTGCGGAACCACATGGAGCGCTGGTCGGGGGCGGCGGTGGAGCAGAAGACCTTGCCGTCGGTGCCGGGGGTGTTCCACAGCCGGCCCATCTCGAGGACGAGGGTGCGGATGCCGGCCTGGCCGAGGCGGAGGGCGGCGACGGCCCCGCCGTAGCCCGAACCGACCACGATCGCCGGGGCGTTGTCGACGGCGGCCGCTTCCTCGGCGGCCTGCGCCGACTGGAGGCCGATACGGGTGAGACCGGCCGCGGCGGCCGCCTGGAGGGCTGCCATGCCCAGGATTTGACGTCTCGTCAGCTGACGCTTCATCAGTTTTGCTGTCATGCGCGCAGCATGTGCGGATTATTCGGTTCCGCCTAGGGGCTGCGCCGGTTTTGGGGCGCCATCCGGGGTGCCGGGTGCCCAGTCGGGCGGGTGCGGGCAGGGTGTGGCTGGTCGCGCCCACGCGGCGGAGCCGCATATCGACACAGCCCCGCGCCCCTAAAGGAGCGCCTTCAGCTTCTCGGCGAGTAGATCCCACCGCCACTTCTCCTCGACCCACTCCCGGCCCCGCTCGCCCATGCGTCGCCGTAGCTCCGCGTCGCCGAGCAGGACGACGATGCGGTCGGCGGCCTCCTCGGGGGAACCGCCCCGCACCACCCAGCCCGTCTCGCCGTCCAGCACGGCGTCGGGAGCGCCGCCCGAGTCGCCCGCCACGACCGGCAGCCCTGTCGCCGAGGCCTCCAGGTAGACGATGCCGAGACCCTCGACGTCGAGGCCTCCCCGCCGCGTCCGGCACGGCATGGCGAAGACGTCGCCGGCGCCGTAGTGCGCGGGCAGCTCCGACCAGGGCACCGCACCCGTGAAGCGCACGGAACCGGCGACCCCGGTCTCCTGGGCCAGCTTGCGCAGGTCCTTCTCGTAGGGGCCGCCGCCGACGATCAGCAGCACCGCTTCCGGCTCGGCGGCCAGGACGCGGGGCATGGCGAGGATGAGGGTGTCCTGGCCCTTGCGCGGCACCAGCCGGGACACGCACACGACCACCGGCCGGTCCGTCAGCCCCAGCCGTGCCCGGACCGCGTCGCCGCCCGAGGCCGGATGGAAGGTCTTCTCGTCGACGCCCGGCGGCAGTTGCGCCATCCGGCCGGCCGCGTCCGGGGTCAGAGCGGCGGCGATCCGCGAGCGCGTGTACTCGCCGAGGTAGGTGATCGTGTCCGTCGACTCCCCGATCCGGCGCAGCAGCTGCCGCGCGGCCGGCAGCTGCGCCCAGCCCGCCTCGTGGCCGTGGGTCGTGGCCACCAGCCGCTCGGCGCCCGCCTTCCTGAGCGCCGGCGCCATCAGCCCGAGCGGCGCCGCCGCCCCGAACCACACCGACGTGCACCCGTGCTCCCGCAGCAGGCCCACGGCCCGCCGGGTCACGCCCGGCGTGGGCAGCAGCATCGTCGTACGGTCGCGTACGACGGCGAAGGGCTGCTCGGCGTCGAAGGCGGCCGTCGCCTCGACGCCCTCCCGGCCGCGCTTCCAGGTGGAGGCGTAGACGACGACGCGCTCGGGGTCCAGGCGCAGTGCCATGTTGTGCAGGAACGCCTGGATGCCGCCCGGGCGGGGCGGGAAGTCGTTCGTCACAATGAGGGTCTTGTGCATCGCCGCCGACCCTACCCAACGGGAGCACACCGCCCGGCACGGCCACGTTTATGGCACGCACACAGCCCGGCAGGACATCATGTTCCCCTCAAGGCGGGACGCGGACGAACAGGGGCTCCGGTGGACATTGCGGGTACGAGGCGGTCCCTGGCGGGGCTGCTGGGGGCCTGGGGCCTGACCAGGCTGGTCCTGCTGCTGTTCGTGTTCAAGGTGTTCGTCTTCCCGGGCCCGGACGTGACGACCGACGTGTCCGTGATCTACCAGGGCTGGTACGAGACCCTGCGGCACGGCACCTTCCCGCTGGACGACGTCACCTGGCAGTACCCGCCCGCGGCCGCCCTGGCGATCCTCTCGCCCGCGCTGCTGGGCTTCCTGGCGTACACGAAGGCCTTCTTCGTCCTCGCCTTCCTCGCGGACCTTGTCGTCCTGTCACTGCTCGTGTACGCGGGCCTGCGCCCCGGCAAGACGCTGCGCGGAGCCTGGGTGTGGGTGGTGGGCGTACCGCTGCTCGGACCGACCGTGTACGCACGCTACGACGTGATGGTCACGGCCGTGGCCGTGGCGGGGCTCCTGGCGGGCGCCCGGCATCCCCGCGTGATGGGCGTCCTCGTCGGCTTCGGGGCGATGTTGAAGGTGTGGCCGGCGCTGCTGCTGCTCGGCGCCCGCAAGCGCGGTGCGTGGGCCTGGGCGGCGGTGACCGCGGCCGCGCTGGCGGTGGCGTTCGCGGTGAGCATGCCCGGTGCCTTCGCCTTCGTGACCTTCCAGCGCAACCGCGGCACCGAGGTGGAGTCGCTGGGCTCCCTGGTCATCCACGTCGCCCGGCAGTTCGGCTGGAACGGCCAGGTGCTGCTGAACTACGGCTCGATCGAGTTCCTCGGCCCCTGGGTGACCGTCATCAGCTCGGCCGCCCTGTTCCTCACCGGCGTGGCCTTCGGCTGGCTGCTGCTGTGGCGGCTGATGGCGACGCGGTTCCTGCCGAACACGCTCGCCGACGCGGCCTTCACGGCGGTGCTGATGTTCACGGTCACCAGCCGGGTGATCAGCCCGCAGTACATGGTGTGGCTGGTCGGCACGGCGGCCGTCTGCCTGTGCTTCCGCAGCAGCCGGATGGGGCTGCCCGTGGGCCTGGTCCTCGCGGCCGCCTTCGTGACGGTGCTGGAGTTCCCCGTCTGGTTCCAACACGTGGTCGCGAGCGACACCCTCGGCGTCACCCTCCTGGTCGTCCGAAACGGCCTGCTGGTCGTCGCCGCCCTGCTCGCCGCCGTGGAGCTGTGGCAGTCGACGGTCTCCCGCGAGCCGGTACCGTCCCTGCCCGCCCAGGCGACCCGCACGAGGGAGACGTCGACCTCGTCCTGACGCCGGCGCGCCGGAAGAGCACGGCCACCACCGCGCACTGCACGACCATCGAGAGCGCCAGCGCCAGACACACCCCGGGCAGCCCGAGCCCCGACAGGCCGTACGCCAGCGGCAGTTGGACCGCCGTGCCGAGCAGCGTCACCCGCAGCAGCACCGGCGCTTCCCCGCTGCCCTCGAAGACGCCGCCGAGCGCGATGAAGCAGGCCATCAGCAGCAGATAGGGCCCGACGCAGCGCAGGAACAGCACACCGGCGTGCTCGACGCCGGCTCCCGCGCCGAAGACGGCCATGATCCATGGAGCGGCAACGGACAGCACCACGACCGCCCCGAGCCCGACCGCCCCCGACACGAGCACCGCCTGCCGTCCGACGCCCCGGCGCTCGTCCCGCCCGGCACCGCGCAGATGGGCGGTGTGGATGGAGGCGGCCTGCCGCACCGCGTAGAACGCCATGGTGGCGACGTACATGACCTTGTACGCGATCGAGTACGCGGCGACGGCCGTCACCCCGAGCCGCGCCACGATCGCGACCAGGACCAGCGCCCCGCCCTGCCGCACGGTGAAGTCGGCGGACATGGGCAGCCCCGTCGCCAACGTCCGCCGCAGCGCCGCCCCGACCGGCTCGGCGGCCCGGACCCCGACAGCCGTACGCAGCAAGGCGTTCCGCCGCAGCACGACGAGTCCGACCCCGAGGGCCGCGCATCGACACAGCACCGTCGACGCGGCAGCACCCCGCACTCCGTACAGCTGGACCAGGAACGGATCGCAGGCCAGGATCAGCCCGTTCGCGAGCAGCGCGAGCCGCATCGGGGTCCTGGTGTCGCCGGCGCCCTTGAGGATGCCGTCGACGAGGTTCTGCGCGAAGAAGACGGCGATGCCCGGCAGGGAGATCCCGAAGTAGGCGACCGCGAGCGACAGCGCCGCGCCCTCGCCCCCGCCGAGCACCAGCCGGGCCAGCGGCTCCCGCAGCAGCAGGCCGCCCACCACGACGACCGGCGTGACCAGCCCGCACAGCGCCCATCCCCCGCGCACCGCCGCCCGCACCGCCGCCGGATCGCGCGCTCCCCGGGCATGGGCGACCAGCACGGTCGTGCCGGAGGCGAAGACCAGCGAGACCCCGAGCAGCACGTTCTCGGTGTTGGTCGCCACAGCCACGGCGGCCACGGCCGCACCGCCGAGCCGGGAGACCCAGACCGTGTTGATGATCCCGGCGGCGACGGTGGCGAGGAGCGAGAAGTAGACGGGGTGGGCGAGCGAGACGAGCTGTTTGCGATGAGCGTTCATGGATCTTCCCCCTGCGAGCCAGGACCCCTCGATACGAGCTACCTCGAATAGAGGTAGCTCGATAAGAGGTACCATGACCTCGTCGCGCCCGCAAGAAGACCCACAAGGGAGGGACAGGTGCTCGAGCTCTCGATCCTCGGCTTCCTGGCCGAACAACCGCTGCACGGCTACGAGTTGAAGGAGCGCATCAAGGGCCTGAGCGGCCACGTCCGCCCGGTCAGCGACGGCGCCCTCTACCCGGCCCTCACCCGTCTCGTCGAGGCGGGCAAGCTCGACCAGAGAACCGAGCCGGGCACGAGTGCGGCGCCGCGGCGCATGCTCTCCCTCACCGACAAGGGCCGCGAGGACCTGCTCCAGCGCCTGCGCCACCCCAAACAGGCGGAGATCACGGACCAGGTCCGCTTCAACACGGTCCTGGCGTTCCTACGGCAGCTGCCGGACCGCCGCGAGCAGGCCGAAGTGCTGCGTCGCCGGCTGGAGTTCCTGGAGACGCCGACGAGCTTCTTCTACGACAGCGGAAGGCCCGTGCGCGCGGAGGAGACGGACGACCTGTTCCGGCAGGGCATGCTGCGGGTCGCGCGGGCCACCGGCGAGGCCGAGCGGGCATGGCTGAGGGAGGCCATCTCGCTGCTGGATCAGCCGAGTTGAGCCTGGAGGTAGTCCCGCCACTGCGCCGTGAACTTCTCCGGTGTGGTGCCGAGCACCTTCTTCAGTGCGTTCTCGACGGACCCCGAACGCTGCTGGTGGTCGCCCACGGCGCGGTAGAACCGGCCGAGCCGCTCCTGGCCCCACTGCCCGGCGATCATCCGACAGGCCATCCAGCCGGCCTCGTAGGACTGCGCGAGCTTCGTGGCGTCACCGCTGAAGCCGAAGTCCCTGTCGGTGGGCAGGTTGTCCGGCACACGCCCCTCGTTCACCGCGCGCGCCAGCTCCGGCGCCGCCTCGGAGGGGGTGCGGGTGGTGCCGAGGTAGCCGATCCAGTCGGCGTAGCCCTCGGACAGCCACAGCGGGGTGGCGGCGGTGGTGTGGGCGCGGGTGGCGACGTGGGTGGTCTCGTGGGTGAGCACGACCTGCTTGCCCAGGGGCCCGAGCAGGGCGTACGCGTCAGGGTTGACGATGATGCGGTCCGCGGGCGCGTTCGGCGGACCGCCCACCTCGCCCGTGGTGACCGCCGCGATCCCCCGGTACTGGGACGCGGGCGAGCCGAGCAGCCCCGCCATGCCCTCCACCGACCCCGGGACCAGCACCACGACCTGCCCGGTCCACTCCAGGCCCCAGGCCCCGGACACGGCCGGCACCGCCTTGTCCGCGAGGTCGGCGTACGTGTGCAGCGCCTCGCTGGACTGTCCGGTGCCGAGGACGAGGCTGTGCCTGCCGCGCACGACGGTCACCCCGCCCTGGTCCCACAGCTGCTGGGCGGCCTTCTTGGCGGGCTTGTCGGCGTCGACGTACCACTGCCCGTCCGTCTCCCGGGAGAGGGTCAGCGTGCGGCCCACGGTGACAGGCGCCTTGTCGTATCCCTCGATGCGGTAGCGCAGTTCGGCGGCGGCTGTGGCCTCGTCGCCGGTGCGGTGCAGGGCGGTCACGCGGTACGACCAGGCCGCGAGGGGCACCCCGCGGAGGTTCTCGAACCAGCCGAGCTCACCCGTCGTCAGGAAGGCGCCCCGGTCGCGGTCGAGGACGGCGGTGGACCGCCGGTCCAGGACGCGCTGCAGATCTGCCTTGGCGGTGTCGCCCACGGGTCTGCCGCCGCACGCCACCAGAGAGACGAGCAGCAGCACCAGCACCACCAGTGCGGACCTCGATGCCCGCCTACGACCAGCCACCTTTCCGATCGTACGGCCGACAGGGTGGTTGGTCAGACCCTCGTGACCGAGGACACCGGCAACATGTTCACCGGGTCGTAGCGCACGGGCGCGCCGGGATAGGGCGCATGGATCACCTGGCCGTTGCCCATGTACATCGCGACATGGCTGGCGTCGGACCGGTAGGTGACCAGGTCGCCGGGGCGCGCCTGGGAGAGCGGGATCTGCCGGCCGGCGTACCGCTGCTCCTGCGAGGTGCGCGGCAGCTGGACGCCGGCGCGCGCGTACGACCACTGCATCAGGCCCGAACAGTCGAAGCCGGAGGGGCCGGTGGCGCCCCAGATGTACGGCGTCCCGAGCGCGGAGCGGGCGGCGGCGATCGCGGCGGCCGCGCGGGCCGAGGCCGGGAGGGCGCCGCCGAGGCCGGGGATGTCCCCGCGGTCGCCGCGGGAGGCACGGTCGTAGGCGGCGCGTTCCCCGTACGGAAGGGAGTTGAGCAGCCGGCGTGCCTTGGCGAGCTTCTTCTCGACGGTCTCCTTGTGGGCGGCGACGGCCTTGCGGTTCCTGGTCAGCTCGGCGAGCTTGCCGACCGCCTCGACGCGCTCCTGGGCGAGTTCGCGCATCGCGGACTGCAGGTCCCTGAGTTCACCTGCCTCATGGGCGGTGATGCGGTCGAGGACGGAGGCCTTGTCGAGGTAGTCGGCCGGGTCGTCGGAGAACAGCAGGGCGAGGGCCGGGGCGAGGCCGCCGGAGCGGTACTGGGCGCCGGCCAGCGAACCGAGCGACTCCCGCATGGTGTTGATGCGCTGCTGCTGCCGGGCGATGCGGTCCTGCGCGTCGTTAACCTGCCTGCGCAGCGTGTCGGCGGTCTCGTCGGCCTTGTTGTAGGCCTCGGTCGCCTTCTCGGCATCCTCGTAGAGGCGGTCCACCTCGGCCCTGGTCGTGTCGTGCGGAGCGGCGGTCGCCGGCACGGCGCCGAGGGCGGAGGCCGCGGCGGACAGCACACACAGGGCGGCCCCGGCCCCCCGGTTGAACCCGGACGTCGGTGCAAGACGGCGATGAGACCCCACGGGAAGCCGCACTCCTTCCGCTGGCGACAAGGACTGCCTCCCCGCCTCAGCAGGGAAACGCGGCAGACAGTAGCCCCGCGGCGGGCCGACGGCCAAAGACCTCCATGGCCACACAACGTGACGCCCCGCCTCTGACGCAGGTCATCGGCGGGGCGTGGGGTCAGCGTGGGGTCGCGCAATTCGCCCGTTCGGGCGGCACGGTCAGATCCGGACGCCGAACTGGAACGGCATGTTGCCGATCGACTCGTAGCGCACGACGGTGCCGGTACGCGGGGCGTGGATCACCTGGCCGTTGCCCGCGTAGAGACCGACGTGGTGCTGGTCGCCGTAGAAGATGACGAGGTCGCCGACCTTGAGCTGGCTCTCGCTGTAGATCCGCGTGCCCGCGTTGGCCTGGGCCTGCGAGGTGCGCGGGATGGAGACACCGGCCTGGGCGTAGGCCCAGGAGGTGAGGCCCGAGCAGTCGTAGGAGGCGGTGCCGGTGGCGCCGTAGACGTACGGCTTGCCGAGCTGGCTCTGGGCGGCCGAGAAGGCGGCGGCCGCGCGGCCGGAGGCGGCGGGCGCGTCGCCGAGGTCCACACGCTCCGCGGAGGAGCGGCTGGCGCGGCTGTCCGCGGCGGCGAGCGCCGCCCGCTCCGAGGCCGTCAGGGTGTTGAGCAGCTTCTGCGCCTCGGCGAGCTTGCCCTGGACCTGCTTCTTCTTCTTGGCCAGCTCGGTGCGGGTGGAGGCGAGGTCCTTGAGCTTGTCGGAGGCCTCGGAGCGCTCCTGCGCGAGTTCGCGCTGCTTCTCCTGGATCTTCTTCAGCGCCTCGACCTGCTGGGCGCTGAGCTGGTCGGCGGTGGAGGCCTTGTCCAGGTAGTCGTCCGGGTTCGACGACAGGAAGAGCTGGAGCGAGGAGTCGATGCTGCCCGTGCGGTACTGGGCGGCCGCTGCCAGCCCTATCGAGTCGCGCAGCTCGTTGAGGTCGTCCTGGCCGCGGGCCACGTTGTCCTGGATGGTGGAGATCTCCTTCTGGAGCTTCTCCTGCTTCTCCTTGGCGCCGTTGAGCTTCTCGGTGGCCTGCTCGGCCTGCTCGTAGAGAGCGTCGACCTTCGCCTTGACCTCGTCCTTGGAGGGCTTCTCACTCGGCGCGGCGTTGGCGGCCTGGGCGCTGAAAGCAACGGCGGCAGCAGCTGCGGTGGTGAGCACGGTCACGCGAGTGCGGCTCGGCTGCTTGGGTCGACGGTGGGACGCCACGGACGCGGGCTCCTTCTTGAGAGTGATCACCCGTTCGGAGGTTCGGCCCGACCCTAGTGACCATCCTGTGATCAGATCAAATCCTCACACAAAAAAATCCCGTCACGCAATGCATTCTTTGCACACAACGCACATGCAGTGATGCGCGGTTGACGCTACGTTGCGTGACGATCCCGCCAATTCGGTCATTAAACCTAGAAGTTCGACCTTCGGGACATGCGCTCAGGTCAGCCGCTTCAGGAGCATCGCCGAGGCGACCGGACGCGCCCCCGCACGAGCCACTCCGTCGGCCACCTCGCGGTCGGTGGAAGCCACGATGACGGGCCGGCCGGGCGGCTCGGCGCGCACCAGCTGGCGGATCAACTCGTCGGCGGTCACGCCGGGTTTGGAGAACAGCACCCGGACCCCGCGCGGCGGCGCGAGCAGCACGGGAGCGGCCAGCTCGGCCCCGTCGAAGACGCAGGTGACCTCGGCGCCGCTCTGCGCGGCGAGCTGCGAGAGCTGCCCCAGGAGCCTCAACCGCTGCTTTTCCAGGGGCATTTGGGGATAGCCGGTCTTGGTGACGTTGTAGCCGTCGACGACCAGGTGCGCCTGCGGCAGCGCGAGCAGCTGGTCCAGGATCGCGGGGTCGTTTTCGGACAGTGCCCGCGCGGCGATGTCCTTCGGTGTCATTCGTCCCGGTTCGACCGCATCGACGGTCTCGGCCGGCCGGACGGACACGGGTGGCAACGCCAGCTCCCGGCGCAGCCCCTGGGCCGCGTCCAGCACGGTGTCCAGAAGCAGTCGTACGCGCATGTCCTCGACGCTGCGCCCCTCGCGCGCTGCTTTGCGCGTGGCCTCCAGGGCCGCCTCCGCCTCCCCGAGCCGCGACTTCAGGCGCCGGGTCTCGCTCTCGGCGGCGGACAGCTGTGCCTGCCCCTCGGCGCGTGCGGCCTCCATCTCGCCCTGTGTCTTGCGCAGGGCGGCCTCGCGCCGCTTGACGTCGCTGTGGGCGGCACGCAGCTTCCGGTGCAGCGAGTCGGCCTCCTTCTTGGTGGCCTCCAGCTCGGCCCGCAGCCGCTCGGTGTCGGCCCGGGTCTGCTCCCGGGCGCGGTCGAGCTCCTCGCGCAGCCGCTCCAGCTCGGCCCGGCTCTCCTCGTCGGCGCGCTCGGCATCGGCCCGCTGGGCCTCCTCGCCGGCCGCGGTGACGAGCTTGACCCAACCGGTGGGCCGCAGAACATAGGCCGCGGCCGCCACATCGAGCGGATCCGCGGCCGGGGGCGGCGAGCCGGAGTCGAGAGCGCCGGTGATTTCCGGCTGGGCCTCTCTCAGCTTCTCCCCGATGCGCTGCCGGAACAGCGGATCGGTCTCCAGTGCGGCCGCCATCGCGTTGCCGGCGAACTTGGCCCGCCGGTTCGGCGCGAAGCGGGCGTACTGCCTGAGCTGTGCGGGCAGTTCGCCGACGGTCAGCCCGCCGAACCCGTCCGAGACGATCTGGACGACCCTGCGGCGCACTCCGTCGGGCAGCGGACGGTCAAGCACCTCGGCGGTGCCGTCGCCCGGCCCCCCGCCTGTGGTCTCCGCCATCCGTCACACCCCAATACCTGTGGGGCCGCTCCGCTCAGGAGTCGGCGCCCGGCCTGTCCACGAGTTCCACCTGATCCACCGCGTTGCACCACCGGCAGCGCACCGACTCGATGGTCTCACTGACCACCTCGCGCTCCTCGACCTTCGGGTCGCCCGCCAGATCGAGGTGGACGTACTCGACGACCTTGGACGAGCGGGTCACGTCGAAGCGCGTGAGGTTGCCGCAGAAGGTGCAGCGCCACCGCGTGGAGGCGGTCGGCAGGGGAACCGTCATCGTGCCTGTGCTCTTTCCTTCTAGGCTTCCATTGTCAGTGACACCCCGGATTCCCTGGGCGTATGGCTCGTAACCCTACGGCCTGGCGAGGACTCGCCGCCCGCCTGTCCAGGGCGGCGAGGCGCTCTGTGCTGCTGCGTCCCGTTACGTCATGCTCTGTGTCCATGATCAGCAACTGGAGCCCGACCGTCAGCAGAGTGATCCGGCGCCCTGCGGCGCCTGTGACATATGCGCTGATCACGCTGTGCTTCCTGGCCTTCGTGACCGGTCCGGCCGCGGGCCTGAACCCGGCCTACGGCTCCGGCGACGCGCTCGTCGCCGCCCAGCGCGCCTACTTCCACCGCTGGGGTGTGGTCCCGGCCGAGCTGTTCCAGGGCTCCCCGAGGGCCGTCCTGACCCCCGCCACGGCCCTGTTCGTCCACGGCAGCTGGGTGCACCTGCTGGGCAACATGCTGTTCCTCTACGTCTTCGGCGTGATGACGGAGCAACGCCTGGGCCCACTGCGGTTCACCGTGTTCTACGTCTGCTGCGGCTACCTCGCCCTACTGGGATACGCGGCCGCCAACGCCACGTCCGAGCAGTCCCTGGTCGGTGCGTCCGGGGCGATCTCGGCGGTCCTGGGCGCGTTTCTGTATCTGTTCCCCGGGGCCCGGGTCACCAGCCTGCTCCCGTTCCTCTTCTTCCTCCCCGTGCGCTTCCCCGCCTGGGTTGTGCTGC
It encodes:
- a CDS encoding glycosyltransferase family 87 protein; protein product: MDIAGTRRSLAGLLGAWGLTRLVLLLFVFKVFVFPGPDVTTDVSVIYQGWYETLRHGTFPLDDVTWQYPPAAALAILSPALLGFLAYTKAFFVLAFLADLVVLSLLVYAGLRPGKTLRGAWVWVVGVPLLGPTVYARYDVMVTAVAVAGLLAGARHPRVMGVLVGFGAMLKVWPALLLLGARKRGAWAWAAVTAAALAVAFAVSMPGAFAFVTFQRNRGTEVESLGSLVIHVARQFGWNGQVLLNYGSIEFLGPWVTVISSAALFLTGVAFGWLLLWRLMATRFLPNTLADAAFTAVLMFTVTSRVISPQYMVWLVGTAAVCLCFRSSRMGLPVGLVLAAAFVTVLEFPVWFQHVVASDTLGVTLLVVRNGLLVVAALLAAVELWQSTVSREPVPSLPAQATRTRETSTSS
- a CDS encoding glycosyltransferase family 4 protein, whose product is MHKTLIVTNDFPPRPGGIQAFLHNMALRLDPERVVVYASTWKRGREGVEATAAFDAEQPFAVVRDRTTMLLPTPGVTRRAVGLLREHGCTSVWFGAAAPLGLMAPALRKAGAERLVATTHGHEAGWAQLPAARQLLRRIGESTDTITYLGEYTRSRIAAALTPDAAGRMAQLPPGVDEKTFHPASGGDAVRARLGLTDRPVVVCVSRLVPRKGQDTLILAMPRVLAAEPEAVLLIVGGGPYEKDLRKLAQETGVAGSVRFTGAVPWSELPAHYGAGDVFAMPCRTRRGGLDVEGLGIVYLEASATGLPVVAGDSGGAPDAVLDGETGWVVRGGSPEEAADRIVVLLGDAELRRRMGERGREWVEEKWRWDLLAEKLKALL
- a CDS encoding PadR family transcriptional regulator; its protein translation is MLELSILGFLAEQPLHGYELKERIKGLSGHVRPVSDGALYPALTRLVEAGKLDQRTEPGTSAAPRRMLSLTDKGREDLLQRLRHPKQAEITDQVRFNTVLAFLRQLPDRREQAEVLRRRLEFLETPTSFFYDSGRPVRAEETDDLFRQGMLRVARATGEAERAWLREAISLLDQPS
- a CDS encoding C40 family peptidase → MASHRRPKQPSRTRVTVLTTAAAAAVAFSAQAANAAPSEKPSKDEVKAKVDALYEQAEQATEKLNGAKEKQEKLQKEISTIQDNVARGQDDLNELRDSIGLAAAAQYRTGSIDSSLQLFLSSNPDDYLDKASTADQLSAQQVEALKKIQEKQRELAQERSEASDKLKDLASTRTELAKKKKQVQGKLAEAQKLLNTLTASERAALAAADSRASRSSAERVDLGDAPAASGRAAAAFSAAQSQLGKPYVYGATGTASYDCSGLTSWAYAQAGVSIPRTSQAQANAGTRIYSESQLKVGDLVIFYGDQHHVGLYAGNGQVIHAPRTGTVVRYESIGNMPFQFGVRI
- a CDS encoding NYN domain-containing protein, which encodes MAETTGGGPGDGTAEVLDRPLPDGVRRRVVQIVSDGFGGLTVGELPAQLRQYARFAPNRRAKFAGNAMAAALETDPLFRQRIGEKLREAQPEITGALDSGSPPPAADPLDVAAAAYVLRPTGWVKLVTAAGEEAQRADAERADEESRAELERLREELDRAREQTRADTERLRAELEATKKEADSLHRKLRAAHSDVKRREAALRKTQGEMEAARAEGQAQLSAAESETRRLKSRLGEAEAALEATRKAAREGRSVEDMRVRLLLDTVLDAAQGLRRELALPPVSVRPAETVDAVEPGRMTPKDIAARALSENDPAILDQLLALPQAHLVVDGYNVTKTGYPQMPLEKQRLRLLGQLSQLAAQSGAEVTCVFDGAELAAPVLLAPPRGVRVLFSKPGVTADELIRQLVRAEPPGRPVIVASTDREVADGVARAGARPVASAMLLKRLT
- a CDS encoding C40 family peptidase — its product is MGSHRRLAPTSGFNRGAGAALCVLSAAASALGAVPATAAPHDTTRAEVDRLYEDAEKATEAYNKADETADTLRRQVNDAQDRIARQQQRINTMRESLGSLAGAQYRSGGLAPALALLFSDDPADYLDKASVLDRITAHEAGELRDLQSAMRELAQERVEAVGKLAELTRNRKAVAAHKETVEKKLAKARRLLNSLPYGERAAYDRASRGDRGDIPGLGGALPASARAAAAIAAARSALGTPYIWGATGPSGFDCSGLMQWSYARAGVQLPRTSQEQRYAGRQIPLSQARPGDLVTYRSDASHVAMYMGNGQVIHAPYPGAPVRYDPVNMLPVSSVTRV
- a CDS encoding GMC oxidoreductase; translation: MAALQAAAAAGLTRIGLQSAQAAEEAAAVDNAPAIVVGSGYGGAVAALRLGQAGIRTLVLEMGRLWNTPGTDGKVFCSTAAPDQRSMWFRTRTEAPLATFLWLDLVNRDISAYPGVLDRVHFDHMSVYVGRGVGGGSLVNGGMAVTPLRSYFSEQFPTVDAGEMYHTYFPRARSELGVNSVDPTWFESTEWYRFTRTSRKAAANAGLKTTFVPNVYDFGYMEREAAGTATRSALGQEVIYGNNHGKRSLDTTYLASALGTGNVTINTLERVKAISRAGDGSWVLTADRIDNSGAVVETKQYNCTYLFLGGGSVGTTELLVRARDTGALSALDSSVGAGWGTNGNTMLGRANHIWDTTGANQSTMPVMGIDDWANADNPVFAEIAPLPIGFETWVSLYLAITRNRERATFTYDAASDGVKLGWSAAQSAVSVAMAKKLFDRINSANATIYRYDLFGSAGKVFADDFCYHPLGGCVLGKATDDYGRVKGYSKLYVTDGSLVPGSIGVNPFVTITALAERTMARVLVEDTAP